A region of Oceanicoccus sp. KOV_DT_Chl DNA encodes the following proteins:
- the accB gene encoding acetyl-CoA carboxylase biotin carboxyl carrier protein → MDIRKVKKLIELLEESNIDEIEIKEGEESVRISRNGNASMPYYPQPMPMPMAAPAPAAAPAAAAPATEAAAAPASNGHLVKSPMVGTFYAAASPGSPKFVEIGQHVKVGDVICIIEAMKMMNQIEADKAGVIEAVLVEDGQPVEFDQPLVTIV, encoded by the coding sequence ATGGATATACGTAAAGTTAAAAAACTGATTGAACTGCTCGAAGAATCCAACATCGACGAGATTGAAATAAAAGAAGGTGAAGAGTCCGTACGCATCAGCCGGAACGGCAATGCCTCTATGCCTTATTACCCTCAGCCAATGCCCATGCCGATGGCGGCACCAGCTCCCGCTGCCGCACCGGCTGCAGCAGCACCCGCCACTGAAGCTGCAGCAGCACCCGCTAGCAATGGCCACCTGGTTAAATCACCCATGGTCGGTACTTTTTATGCTGCTGCCTCACCCGGCTCGCCAAAATTTGTTGAGATTGGCCAGCACGTTAAAGTCGGCGATGTTATCTGCATTATCGAAGCGATGAAAATGATGAACCAAATTGAAGCGGATAAAGCCGGCGTTATCGAGGCCGTACTGGTTGAAGACGGCCAACCCGTAGAGTTTGATCAACCTTTGGTCACCATAGTTTAA
- the coq7 gene encoding 2-polyprenyl-3-methyl-6-methoxy-1,4-benzoquinone monooxygenase, with the protein MQRHLSLIDKLIINADQALRTLVPNAAAASQASPAESKPHSELDSTQQKHVAGLMRINHTGEVCAQALYQGQALTAKLPTVRAEMEQAAQEEIDHLVWCEQRLNQLGSHTSIFNPLFYAASFTLGAAAGIAGDKWSLGFVAATEDQVCKHITDHLTQLPAEDEKSRAILETMLADEQQHGDRALAAGGHPFSTKTKKLMTAMSKVMTKTTYRI; encoded by the coding sequence ATGCAGCGTCACTTGTCCCTAATCGACAAATTGATCATCAACGCGGATCAAGCGCTGCGTACTTTGGTGCCAAACGCTGCCGCCGCAAGTCAGGCCAGTCCAGCCGAATCCAAACCCCACAGCGAGCTGGATAGCACCCAGCAAAAACATGTGGCAGGTTTAATGCGTATCAATCACACCGGTGAGGTTTGTGCGCAGGCGCTATATCAAGGACAGGCCTTAACCGCCAAATTGCCAACAGTGCGCGCAGAAATGGAACAGGCTGCGCAAGAGGAAATCGATCATTTGGTGTGGTGCGAACAGCGCTTAAACCAACTGGGTAGTCACACCAGTATTTTTAATCCGTTATTTTATGCTGCCTCTTTTACCCTCGGTGCAGCAGCCGGCATTGCCGGTGATAAGTGGAGTTTGGGATTTGTTGCCGCCACCGAAGATCAAGTGTGCAAACACATTACTGATCATTTAACGCAATTGCCTGCAGAGGATGAAAAAAGTCGCGCCATTCTTGAAACCATGCTGGCAGATGAACAACAGCACGGTGATCGCGCACTGGCTGCAGGCGGCCATCCGTTTTCAACTAAAACAAAAAAATTGATGACGGCAATGTCTAAAGTGATGACCAAAACAACTTATCGGATTTAA
- a CDS encoding DUF3426 domain-containing protein — MTSQVTQCPSCHTSFRVTEAQLGIANGAVRCGSCLHIFKAPEHWLNNPQPAAPAETSLFEEEPSNAPAAASSPDYEDLFNDDPEQDGMDNIFDDDMFADDDFDLLADSSSDEPVQDVSTGEDLPPDDTNELEDTNNEDSPTFAPEPEVDVESKPDEALALAESQGDDEDDYLISDSIINTDLDLEIEPNINSEEEFGFSDSFLQLNEGKPESSSLFKELDDLGGDEESIQEDAWARKLLEEDEPKYEEPAADEQPEELADDAFSDLFDALEDDQPAMDNELQDILNDRSDEGYELEHEDSEQSLEEPASLVEEEFVLGNESLMAGERIGQHHGNHNSLLHAIESEPVIMAMPTDHSRWVKRAWVSSIVIALLMFAAQYLIFNFDRLARDPDYRPLLTTACDTIGCKIPSLDDINSILSSNLMVRSHPNAQQALVVDAIIINRADFKQRFPIMELQFTDLDGDIVAGRQFSPSEYLAGELSGDELMPMKQPVHISLEIVDPGEQAVNYQLRFHPHQGS, encoded by the coding sequence ATGACCAGTCAGGTCACCCAATGCCCCAGCTGTCACACCTCGTTTCGAGTCACCGAGGCTCAACTTGGTATTGCCAATGGCGCAGTCCGCTGCGGCTCCTGCCTGCATATCTTTAAGGCTCCCGAACACTGGCTCAACAATCCACAGCCCGCTGCACCAGCAGAAACCTCGCTGTTTGAAGAAGAACCAAGCAACGCGCCTGCAGCCGCCAGCAGTCCCGATTATGAAGATCTGTTTAATGATGACCCTGAACAGGATGGGATGGATAACATTTTCGACGATGACATGTTCGCCGATGATGACTTTGACCTGCTTGCTGATTCCAGCAGCGATGAGCCTGTGCAGGATGTTAGCACCGGGGAAGACCTGCCACCTGACGACACGAATGAACTCGAGGATACGAACAACGAGGACAGCCCGACCTTCGCTCCCGAACCAGAAGTAGACGTAGAAAGTAAACCTGACGAAGCTTTGGCGCTGGCAGAATCGCAAGGTGATGATGAAGACGATTACTTAATCAGCGACAGTATCATCAATACCGATCTCGATCTGGAAATAGAGCCCAATATTAATAGCGAAGAAGAGTTTGGTTTCAGCGACTCGTTTCTCCAGCTTAACGAGGGAAAACCGGAGTCCAGCTCCTTATTTAAAGAGCTTGACGATCTCGGCGGTGATGAAGAATCCATTCAGGAAGATGCCTGGGCCAGAAAATTACTGGAAGAGGACGAACCCAAATATGAGGAGCCCGCCGCTGATGAACAGCCAGAAGAATTAGCCGATGATGCCTTTAGTGATTTATTTGATGCCCTGGAAGACGACCAGCCGGCCATGGATAACGAGCTACAGGATATTCTCAATGATCGCAGCGATGAAGGTTATGAGCTAGAGCACGAAGACTCTGAGCAAAGTCTCGAAGAACCCGCCAGTCTCGTCGAAGAAGAATTTGTCCTTGGCAATGAGTCGCTAATGGCTGGCGAGCGTATCGGTCAACATCATGGCAACCACAATAGCCTGCTGCATGCGATCGAATCCGAACCTGTCATCATGGCAATGCCTACCGATCACTCCCGCTGGGTCAAAAGAGCCTGGGTGAGCAGTATTGTCATCGCTCTGCTGATGTTTGCCGCCCAGTATCTGATATTTAATTTTGACCGACTAGCCCGCGACCCTGATTATCGCCCACTGTTAACTACCGCCTGCGATACTATCGGCTGCAAAATCCCAAGCCTGGATGACATCAACAGCATCCTTTCCTCAAACCTGATGGTACGCAGCCACCCCAACGCTCAACAGGCACTGGTGGTCGACGCCATTATCATTAACCGCGCCGATTTCAAGCAACGCTTTCCCATCATGGAACTGCAATTCACCGACCTTGATGGCGATATTGTCGCCGGCCGCCAATTCTCACCGTCAGAATATCTGGCCGGTGAGCTAAGCGGTGACGAGCTAATGCCGATGAAACAGCCGGTACATATTTCACTAGAGATCGTTGACCCCGGCGAACAGGCGGTTAACTATCAATTGCGCTTCCACCCCCACCAAGGCAGCTAG
- the prmA gene encoding 50S ribosomal protein L11 methyltransferase, translating into MSWLQLRVQTTREQTGAVEDALLAAGAVSVTMEDNADQPILEPAVGETPLWNNTRITGLFTADTDTDQATVIATASYSCVYPNQHLPSYRWEILEDKDWEREWMDNFHPMRFGRRLWICPSWKQPPEPNDVNLMLDPGLAFGTGTHPTTALCLEWLDSIDVKGKTVLDYGCGSGILGIAALLLGATQVIAVDNDPQALIATLDNARRNNIASEHIHTYLPEDAPADIQADITVANILAGPLAELAPTISKLTTEHGLLALSGIISSQAEELRQHYLQWFEMDAVVLEQDWARLSGSKR; encoded by the coding sequence ATGAGCTGGCTACAACTGCGGGTGCAAACCACCCGCGAACAAACCGGAGCGGTCGAAGATGCATTGCTAGCGGCTGGCGCAGTCTCGGTCACCATGGAAGATAACGCCGACCAACCGATTCTGGAGCCTGCGGTGGGCGAAACACCGCTCTGGAACAATACCCGCATCACCGGCTTATTCACTGCCGACACAGATACCGATCAGGCCACCGTCATCGCCACCGCTAGTTACTCTTGCGTTTACCCCAATCAACACCTGCCAAGCTATCGATGGGAGATTCTGGAAGATAAGGATTGGGAGCGTGAGTGGATGGATAATTTCCACCCTATGCGCTTTGGCCGACGACTGTGGATTTGCCCCAGCTGGAAACAGCCGCCCGAGCCCAACGACGTAAACCTGATGCTGGACCCCGGCTTAGCCTTTGGCACCGGCACCCACCCCACCACTGCACTGTGTCTGGAATGGCTGGATAGCATCGATGTGAAAGGCAAAACCGTTCTGGATTATGGTTGCGGCTCCGGTATTCTCGGCATCGCTGCCTTACTCCTAGGCGCGACGCAAGTCATTGCTGTCGACAACGACCCGCAGGCGCTGATTGCCACTTTGGATAATGCGCGCCGCAATAACATCGCCAGCGAGCATATTCACACCTACCTCCCCGAAGATGCCCCCGCGGATATTCAGGCGGACATCACTGTTGCCAACATCCTCGCCGGCCCGCTAGCTGAGTTGGCACCCACTATCAGCAAACTAACCACCGAGCATGGACTACTGGCATTATCCGGAATTATCTCCAGTCAGGCAGAAGAGTTACGGCAGCACTATCTGCAATGGTTTGAAATGGATGCAGTCGTGCTTGAGCAAGATTGGGCCAGGCTCTCTGGCAGCAAACGCTAA
- the dusB gene encoding tRNA dihydrouridine synthase DusB, translating into MFQIGPYSLASRVVLAPMAGVTDLPFRQLCRRFGAGLVVSEMVTSDSRLWHTRKSQQRLTHCDELEPRSVQIAGGDAVMMAAAARLNVERGAQIIDINMGCPAKKVCKKAAGSALMKDQKLVAEILHAVVAAVDVPVTLKIRTGWSTEQRNGLDIARIAEDCGIAALAVHGRTKACRFNGQAEYDTIAAIKAAIAIPVFANGDIDSPQKAKQVMDYTNADAVMIGRAAQGRPWLCREIDHFLASGELLASPGKEEIKRVLLQHLDALHTFYGEFMGVKIARKHVGWYLTDGVTDNQAFRKKFNQIEDAIEQCLAIDWYFEQQSAELFNHQPFQYEQGTRQSKADTASNQEVIAA; encoded by the coding sequence GTGTTTCAAATTGGTCCCTATTCATTGGCCAGTCGAGTCGTACTCGCACCTATGGCCGGCGTTACCGACCTTCCGTTTCGGCAGTTGTGCCGACGGTTTGGAGCCGGCTTGGTGGTGTCTGAAATGGTTACCAGTGACAGTCGTTTATGGCATACACGGAAGTCACAACAGCGGCTAACGCACTGTGATGAACTGGAACCACGGTCAGTACAAATAGCAGGCGGGGACGCGGTCATGATGGCGGCAGCAGCGCGCCTGAATGTCGAACGTGGTGCCCAGATTATTGATATCAATATGGGCTGCCCAGCAAAGAAAGTTTGCAAGAAAGCCGCAGGCTCTGCACTGATGAAAGACCAGAAACTGGTCGCTGAAATTTTACATGCGGTAGTGGCTGCGGTTGATGTACCGGTTACGCTGAAGATTCGCACCGGCTGGTCCACTGAGCAACGCAATGGCCTGGATATTGCCCGTATCGCTGAGGATTGTGGTATTGCCGCATTGGCAGTACATGGCAGAACCAAAGCCTGTCGTTTTAATGGTCAGGCTGAGTACGACACCATCGCTGCCATCAAAGCAGCCATTGCTATTCCGGTGTTTGCTAACGGTGATATAGATTCACCACAGAAAGCCAAACAAGTCATGGATTACACCAACGCCGATGCCGTGATGATCGGTCGCGCCGCCCAAGGCAGGCCCTGGTTATGCCGGGAAATAGATCACTTTTTAGCAAGCGGTGAACTGCTAGCATCACCTGGTAAAGAAGAAATTAAGCGCGTCCTATTGCAACATCTGGACGCACTCCACACCTTTTATGGTGAATTTATGGGAGTCAAAATCGCCCGCAAACACGTGGGCTGGTATTTAACAGACGGAGTGACTGACAATCAGGCATTTCGCAAAAAATTCAATCAAATCGAAGATGCCATTGAACAATGCTTGGCAATCGATTGGTATTTTGAACAACAGAGTGCAGAACTCTTTAATCATCAACCCTTTCAATATGAACAAGGTACGCGGCAATCCAAAGCCGATACCGCAAGCAACCAAGAGGTAATCGCAGCATGA
- the purH gene encoding bifunctional phosphoribosylaminoimidazolecarboxamide formyltransferase/IMP cyclohydrolase, producing the protein MSNDQNFLPIKRALISVSDKSGIVEFAQALVAQGVEILSTGGTYKLLCDNDINAIEVSDYTGFPEMMDGRVKTLHPKVHGGILARRGQDDAVMAEHGINAIDMVVVNLYPFEKTVANPDCSLADAIENIDIGGPTMVRAAAKNNAFVNIVVNASDYETILEEMKANNGSTSQATRFDLAIKAYEHTAAYDGAIANYFGKKVPGGNDNFARTFNAQFTKAQDMRYGENSHQNSAFYVEKNPTAGCIATAKQLQGKELSYNNIADTDAALECVKQFDEPACVIVKHANPCGVAIADNIQTAYDLAFQTDTESAFGGIIAFNRELDANTAKMICDRQFVEVIIAPSISAEAKAAVAEKKNVRLLECGQWSAPQADYDLKRVNGGLLVQDRDLGIITASDLKIVTKRQPTADEIRDLLFTWKVAKFVKSNAIVYGSAGRTVGVGAGQMSRINSARIAGIKAEHAGLEVKGSVMASDAFFPFRDGIDNAAQAGISCVIQPGGSIRDDEVIAAADEANMAMVFTSMRHFRH; encoded by the coding sequence ATGAGCAACGACCAAAATTTTCTGCCCATCAAACGCGCACTGATCAGCGTCTCCGATAAATCCGGCATTGTTGAATTCGCCCAAGCCCTGGTAGCACAAGGCGTAGAAATTCTTTCTACCGGTGGCACTTATAAACTTCTGTGCGACAACGATATCAACGCGATCGAAGTATCCGACTACACCGGCTTTCCAGAAATGATGGACGGCAGAGTTAAAACCCTGCACCCCAAAGTACACGGCGGTATTTTAGCCCGTCGCGGACAAGACGATGCGGTGATGGCAGAACACGGCATCAACGCCATCGATATGGTAGTCGTCAATTTATACCCCTTTGAAAAAACCGTTGCCAACCCCGATTGCTCACTGGCTGACGCGATTGAAAATATCGACATTGGTGGACCGACTATGGTCCGCGCCGCCGCTAAAAATAATGCCTTCGTTAATATCGTCGTTAACGCCAGCGATTACGAAACCATTCTAGAAGAGATGAAAGCCAACAACGGTTCCACTTCGCAAGCCACGCGCTTTGATTTAGCGATCAAAGCTTATGAACACACTGCGGCTTACGACGGCGCTATCGCTAATTACTTCGGTAAAAAAGTACCTGGCGGCAATGACAATTTTGCCCGTACTTTTAATGCCCAATTCACTAAAGCCCAGGACATGCGCTACGGTGAAAACTCTCACCAGAATTCAGCGTTTTATGTAGAAAAAAATCCAACTGCTGGTTGCATTGCCACTGCCAAACAATTGCAGGGTAAAGAATTAAGCTACAACAATATTGCCGACACCGATGCCGCGCTGGAGTGCGTTAAACAATTTGATGAGCCAGCGTGTGTCATCGTCAAACACGCCAACCCTTGCGGCGTTGCGATTGCCGATAATATTCAAACGGCCTACGACCTGGCTTTCCAAACTGATACCGAGTCTGCATTCGGCGGTATTATCGCTTTCAACCGCGAACTGGATGCCAACACCGCTAAAATGATTTGTGATCGTCAATTTGTCGAAGTTATTATTGCACCATCTATTAGCGCCGAAGCAAAAGCCGCGGTCGCCGAAAAGAAAAATGTTCGTTTGCTAGAGTGCGGTCAATGGTCAGCACCACAAGCAGATTACGATTTGAAACGCGTTAACGGCGGCCTGCTAGTACAAGACCGCGACCTGGGCATTATCACCGCCAGCGATTTGAAAATCGTTACTAAACGCCAGCCAACTGCCGATGAGATTCGCGATTTATTATTTACCTGGAAAGTCGCCAAATTCGTCAAGTCCAATGCCATTGTTTACGGTAGCGCTGGTCGCACCGTGGGTGTTGGCGCTGGCCAAATGAGCCGCATTAATTCAGCACGTATTGCTGGCATTAAAGCAGAGCATGCAGGTCTGGAGGTGAAAGGTTCGGTAATGGCATCAGACGCTTTCTTCCCATTTCGTGACGGTATCGATAATGCAGCCCAAGCAGGTATTAGCTGTGTGATACAGCCCGGCGGATCGATTCGCGACGATGAAGTTATCGCCGCTGCGGATGAAGCAAATATGGCCATGGTATTTACCAGCATGCGTCACTTTAGACACTAA
- the purD gene encoding phosphoribosylamine--glycine ligase has translation MNVLIIGSGGREHALAWKAAQSNNVETVFVAPGNAGTATEANCTNINIDVMDFTTQVEFAKANNIGLTIIGPEAPLVEGVVDFFSAQGLRCFGPSKGAAQLEGSKSFTKDFLARHNIPTASYATFTEVEPALSYLQQQGAPIVIKADGLAAGKGVIVAMTEQEAEDAIRDMLAGNAFGEAGHRVVIEGFLEGEEASFIVMVDGKNILPMATSQDHKRVGDGDSGPNTGGMGAYSPAPVVTDEVYQRIMKEVIEPTVKGMAAEGNDYTGFLYAGLMINANGDPQVIEYNCRFGDPETQPIMMRLKGDLVAMCEAAIDGELDKVSAEWDSRCAVGVVLAAGGYPESYNKGDVISGLDAAAKIADAKVFHAGTALNNEQVVTSGGRVLCATALGDTVTAAQQLAYQQVKAIDWNKVYYRNDIAYRAIAREQS, from the coding sequence ATGAACGTACTTATCATTGGCTCCGGTGGCCGTGAACACGCATTGGCATGGAAAGCCGCTCAATCCAATAATGTAGAAACCGTTTTTGTAGCACCCGGTAATGCCGGCACCGCCACAGAAGCAAACTGCACCAACATCAATATTGATGTGATGGATTTCACCACTCAGGTTGAATTTGCTAAAGCCAACAATATTGGCCTAACGATTATTGGCCCCGAAGCACCCTTGGTCGAAGGCGTTGTTGATTTCTTCAGCGCCCAAGGCTTACGCTGTTTTGGCCCCAGCAAAGGCGCGGCGCAATTAGAAGGCTCGAAATCCTTTACCAAAGATTTTTTAGCGCGACACAATATCCCCACTGCCAGTTATGCAACGTTTACAGAAGTCGAGCCTGCACTGAGCTACTTGCAACAACAGGGCGCACCCATCGTCATTAAAGCCGATGGTTTGGCGGCGGGCAAAGGTGTAATTGTTGCCATGACGGAACAGGAAGCTGAAGATGCAATCCGCGATATGTTAGCGGGCAATGCCTTCGGCGAAGCCGGCCACCGCGTAGTCATTGAAGGCTTTCTGGAAGGTGAAGAAGCCAGCTTTATTGTGATGGTCGACGGTAAAAATATTTTACCGATGGCTACCAGTCAAGATCACAAACGGGTTGGTGATGGCGACAGCGGTCCTAACACCGGCGGTATGGGAGCCTACTCACCAGCACCGGTAGTCACCGACGAAGTCTATCAGCGTATTATGAAAGAAGTTATCGAGCCTACTGTTAAAGGTATGGCAGCAGAAGGCAATGATTACACTGGCTTTCTTTACGCCGGTTTAATGATTAATGCTAATGGCGATCCACAAGTCATCGAATACAATTGCCGTTTTGGCGACCCGGAAACACAGCCGATTATGATGCGCTTAAAAGGCGATCTGGTTGCCATGTGCGAAGCCGCCATCGATGGAGAACTGGATAAAGTCTCTGCCGAATGGGATAGCCGCTGCGCTGTAGGTGTTGTGTTAGCCGCTGGCGGTTACCCGGAAAGCTATAACAAAGGTGATGTTATTAGCGGGCTGGATGCTGCTGCGAAAATCGCCGATGCAAAAGTTTTTCACGCCGGCACAGCACTGAATAACGAACAGGTCGTCACCAGTGGTGGCCGAGTATTATGTGCAACAGCTCTGGGCGACACCGTTACCGCCGCGCAACAATTAGCTTACCAACAAGTCAAAGCCATAGACTGGAATAAGGTCTATTATAGAAATGATATTGCTTACCGCGCGATTGCTCGCGAGCAAAGTTAA
- the rrtA gene encoding rhombosortase produces the protein MIEQLKNILLTQLPILILTITVGVLSALGDGVTDQLSFDRDRINSGQWYRLITCHLVHLGPTHAALNMVAAIVGWIIFRRVFDQFQWLICILVSALSISTMLWLSGVEWYVGFSAIIHSLMLLSIGLDRSINKITRFILIAGLVSKVLYEQFCGAIFSGTTVINGDVSVESHLFGLISSLILLLFFKFKDRIFHQV, from the coding sequence ATGATCGAGCAACTTAAAAATATACTCCTGACACAGTTACCAATACTGATCCTGACAATTACAGTAGGGGTGTTATCAGCACTTGGCGACGGCGTTACTGATCAGCTGAGTTTTGATCGAGATCGAATAAATAGTGGCCAGTGGTATCGCTTAATCACTTGTCACCTGGTTCACTTGGGGCCTACTCATGCGGCATTAAACATGGTGGCTGCTATTGTTGGCTGGATAATATTTCGCAGAGTTTTTGATCAATTCCAATGGCTAATCTGTATTCTTGTTAGTGCATTATCTATATCGACTATGCTCTGGCTGAGTGGAGTTGAGTGGTATGTTGGATTTTCAGCCATTATTCACAGCCTGATGTTGTTATCAATTGGTTTGGATAGATCCATAAACAAAATCACAAGATTTATCTTAATAGCAGGGCTAGTCAGCAAGGTTTTGTATGAGCAATTCTGTGGCGCAATCTTTTCAGGTACTACGGTAATTAATGGAGATGTGTCCGTTGAATCCCATCTTTTTGGGTTGATTTCCAGTCTTATTCTGCTTTTATTTTTCAAATTTAAAGATAGGATTTTTCATCAGGTTTAA
- a CDS encoding cadherin domain-containing protein, with amino-acid sequence MRKVLLGVLFFAMSSVQVAADQVIGGNLSTTGDLRITYRNSGTMNVERHNGSSFVSQVFAGTAKGSRLYQDGNGYKFGYFTGSQTPTLDSLTAETGIKSRITAVWTAGDYAYKHIITYIDGDSFYTNLWSVTNNSGITAADIRFFHGEDTFLSGGDNGAGFYEAANETVGVERTGGGLVQRFMLQGVDSPHAYQSEDYFNVYTSANASALNNTIDTNPATDNGYALEWRTVNLAAGDTWTVKAAEKFFVTASGNLLVTAPVISEAIPGTTISIPFVVTNTSGGNLATINANVTSSAAGWTASITSPVGAFSLTNGASQTVNVDVVIPPGATPGERSNIELTSDDGGFSTADISVAEVPNAIPTTPIDIDSDTNIVSELAANGDVVGVTIESTDTDTSQTLTYSLVDDASGRFTIDSSTGVITVANASTLDFETDTSHDVIVQVSDGVDVELASFTIAVEDVDELAPTDISITSLTFTEGVSVGTEIGTLSSTDATSGDTFIYSLVVGAGDEDNSFVSISGNSLRVNANVEYAITPNLNIRVRTADAIGNTFEKTFSLTVIDDPDLPVIPEPEPEPEPEPEPEPEPEPEPEPEPEPEPEPEPEPEPEPEPEPEPELEVDGDQVAPTVRRRGGSIDMVFLFALLPLLIARLKQPSS; translated from the coding sequence ACGCCACAATGGATCTTCTTTTGTTTCACAAGTATTTGCGGGAACAGCTAAAGGTTCTCGGCTTTATCAAGATGGTAATGGGTATAAGTTCGGTTATTTTACAGGCTCACAAACTCCGACACTTGATTCATTGACTGCGGAAACTGGTATTAAAAGTCGTATTACTGCTGTCTGGACTGCGGGCGATTATGCATACAAACACATCATTACTTACATTGATGGTGACAGTTTTTATACCAACCTTTGGAGCGTCACAAACAATAGTGGTATAACCGCTGCAGACATCCGTTTTTTTCATGGTGAGGATACTTTTCTTTCAGGTGGCGATAATGGCGCGGGCTTTTATGAAGCGGCTAATGAAACAGTTGGCGTAGAGCGCACCGGTGGCGGACTCGTGCAGCGTTTTATGTTACAGGGTGTAGACTCGCCCCACGCTTACCAAAGTGAGGACTACTTTAATGTATATACCTCTGCTAATGCTTCTGCGTTAAACAATACTATTGATACTAACCCCGCTACCGATAATGGTTACGCGCTTGAATGGCGTACCGTCAACCTAGCTGCGGGCGACACTTGGACGGTCAAGGCTGCCGAAAAGTTCTTTGTCACTGCTTCAGGTAATCTACTGGTTACGGCTCCGGTTATTTCCGAAGCTATTCCGGGTACAACGATTTCTATACCCTTTGTAGTCACGAATACTTCAGGCGGTAACCTCGCGACTATTAACGCCAATGTGACGTCATCGGCTGCTGGTTGGACCGCATCAATTACATCACCCGTTGGTGCCTTCAGTTTAACTAATGGCGCATCACAAACTGTTAATGTTGATGTAGTTATTCCACCTGGGGCAACCCCTGGAGAACGGAGTAACATTGAATTAACCAGTGATGACGGTGGTTTTTCTACTGCCGATATATCCGTAGCAGAAGTTCCTAACGCGATTCCTACTACACCGATTGATATCGATAGTGATACTAATATCGTTTCTGAATTGGCAGCAAACGGTGATGTGGTAGGTGTAACGATTGAGTCGACCGATACTGATACCTCACAAACACTCACTTACTCTCTGGTTGATGATGCAAGCGGTCGATTTACTATTGATTCTTCGACTGGTGTTATTACTGTTGCCAACGCAAGTACTCTCGATTTTGAAACGGATACTAGCCATGATGTGATTGTGCAGGTGTCGGATGGAGTTGACGTTGAATTGGCAAGCTTTACCATTGCAGTCGAAGATGTTGATGAGCTTGCCCCAACTGATATCAGCATAACTAGTTTGACCTTTACCGAAGGAGTTTCTGTTGGTACTGAGATTGGCACTCTTTCTTCGACGGATGCTACCTCTGGCGATACTTTTATCTATTCGCTTGTGGTTGGTGCTGGCGATGAGGATAATAGTTTTGTGTCAATATCTGGAAATTCTCTCCGTGTTAACGCTAACGTAGAGTACGCTATTACACCGAACTTAAACATCAGGGTTCGTACTGCTGATGCCATTGGTAATACCTTTGAAAAAACTTTTTCGTTGACGGTTATTGATGATCCTGACCTGCCTGTTATCCCAGAACCAGAACCAGAGCCAGAACCAGAACCAGAGCCAGAGCCAGAGCCAGAGCCAGAACCAGAACCAGAACCAGAGCCAGAGCCAGAGCCAGAACCAGAGCCAGAACCAGAGCCAGAACCAGAGCCAGAACCAGAGCTTGAAGTAGATGGAGATCAAGTGGCCCCTACAGTTAGACGACGTGGAGGTTCCATTGACATGGTATTCTTATTCGCACTGCTGCCGTTATTGATAGCAAGGCTCAAGCAACCTTCTAGTTAA
- the fis gene encoding DNA-binding transcriptional regulator Fis, producing MKNNDTLPGSAPTPVAESVSELELNNQDQTKQHLTNAPVAQAQTLRDSVSIALKNYFSHLEGQDVTDVYEMVLSEVEAPLLEEVMKYTRSNQTKASVLLGLNRGTLRKKLKQYGLL from the coding sequence ATGAAAAACAATGACACTCTCCCTGGCAGCGCGCCAACCCCAGTCGCTGAATCAGTGTCAGAACTTGAACTGAACAATCAAGATCAAACCAAGCAGCATTTGACTAACGCCCCAGTCGCGCAAGCGCAAACCTTACGTGACAGCGTATCAATCGCCCTGAAAAACTATTTCTCACACCTGGAAGGTCAGGATGTTACTGACGTGTATGAAATGGTGTTATCAGAAGTAGAAGCGCCGTTGCTAGAAGAAGTGATGAAGTACACTCGTAGCAACCAGACCAAAGCCTCTGTCCTGCTTGGTCTGAACCGCGGTACTTTACGTAAAAAATTGAAGCAGTACGGCCTGCTATAA